The segment CACTTTAACTAACCAGTGAACAGCCACTGAGAGAACAAGACAAatcttcaataaataaaaattcatgacAAAATATAGAGGCAAACATTCCTCTCTTGGAATAGATACTTATGTAACACgcaaagttatttatttgatggcGTACAAAGTGTCCTTATTAATGGACATTTAAGATGACTATGAATtgtcttgatttttatttaaccataatAACATGCAAATATAGCGTtaactttgtacatttaaatagtttctaccagctttaaatgtccaacatttacCTAACTTTCCATTTCTCCACTCTAACCAAagatgcctgtttttaaattcgGCCAGGTCGAAGTctcttctacacacacacacacacacacacacacacacacacacacacacacacacacacacacacacacacacacacacacacacacacacacacacagagactcaCCGGGGCCCCGTTTCAGAAAGCAGGTTAAATAAACTAAGTTTAAAGTGCAACTCTGGGTTGACCAACTCAACCTGCTTTCTGAAAACGCGGCCCAGGTTGGACGACAGGGTCAGGCTCTTCTCCCCGCCCATGACTGTGTGACTGCAGTGTCCCCCGAATCGACAGTGGAAACAGTACCAGTAGCAACACGctcactgacacactgaaacagtgtgatttgactttgttttcttttcatgttttttctctgcgTTCCCTCTCCACTAACTAGGCCTACGCGTACCGCCCAAAACATCTTATTCcccttctttttctgctgctgctgcatcttcttcctctcatccgCCACTCTTTAATTCGCGGTTGTCTAGCAACCAGCCACCAGCTGTTAAGGACCGCAGGTCAGGATCAGGACAGACGGTCAAGCTGCTTTCTCTCTGCGGCGGCTCAACGTCACTTTTGACAGAATTCCTCATGGTCTAAACGGGCCGGCTTCGTGGCTAATTTATGATCGGAAAAGTGAAAGTTATGTCACGAAACATGTTGATACGCATCTTTGAGCATTTTTTTGTGGTTATACGGAAATTTGTCACCTTTTCTACTGGGTATACGGCGTATACCTGCATATCacgtagactacaccactggatggagggatggaacTGTGCCCTACATCACTGCGGCTGATTGGCCTGACTGGTTCTGGCTTCCACCCACAGACTAAACAATTTGTTCTTGCCACTTGTCACTAATTGGCTAATGCCGATTGATAAGTAATCTAATCAAGaccacatctgtccttgttcAACTCAGGAACAGCAGCCAAACTGGGCCAATTGGGCACATtttattagtccaggttaaatgcTGATGTTGGCGATCAGTGTGTCggtgtgtttatctggttgtaaatgatgTGGTTGCAGCTTGTTGGTTAAATGTTAACCtctgtggttttatttaactccatattgagtgtgtttgtgggtgtgttttatttatatggtaatgaaatagattattttactgcatgaaatatttggtgggtcctgctggaccaaacttacctccacaggtgggttgctgcatgataaagtttgggaacccctccaGAAGTCTGTTATCTGACTAAGCTGagttgactttttcattttctcaagTTACAGAAATCAATCAGGTGAAGTTGCTGTTGATCGCtccttctttttacttttagtaGAAAATATTGGTGTTGGTGTATTTACAGTTAAACTGGTATCTAAATTATGTTCTGACAAGATTATCCAATAATGTTGTTTATCTCAAAATAAAACCATCATTAATAACGAAGTCATGTTGGACTCTTAGAGAAAAACACTGCtttgtagttttatgtgaatgttgGTCTATGGAATAATAAGCTTTGGTGATTACTTAGTCCATATGTGTGTGCACGTACACTTGCACAAGTGTGAGTGTATGCATGCAGTAAATGAGTAGGGGTGGCCTGGCCCTGGTATGTGTGAAGAATCACTGGCAGTCAAACCTTTGATCACCAAGGCATGACGATAATGACAATGATACATTATGCTGTTATGAACGTTAATGACTTATTTTATACAAACTCTGCATGTTCAATAAACCGCATTTAAATACcacagctttatttgttttgttttaataatatcacattttactatttaaagaaatacatataaataaatgaaacaacgttactcagacagacagatatatgttttttatgtaagtGTAATGCAACGATTTGGCCCAAATCAAGTTACATCACAGTAACAACtaattttgtaaagcacttatTAAAATATTGGAAATCGAGAATTTAGTTGTGCTTCTTTTTACCAGACTATTCTGGACCACaacaccaaaaaaacaaaacaaaaacaaacaaaaaaaacaaacaaccaaaggaaaaaaacaaacaaacaaacaaacaaacaaacaaacaaacaaaacaaaaacaataccCTGAGGTCATTTCCAAAGAAAAGAAGCATGATGTTGGGCTGTAAGTCATTTGGGGTCAGAAATAGAAGGAGGTGCACGTTCTGGTCCcagcatttttaacttttaagagCACACTCAGAACATGCACATACCATCTAAGTATTTCTGTTatacaatttattttcttttttttaactccgcATCAACAGGCTGGTATAAGTTGTTGGTAAATTCTGAAGGGTAGAAAACATGAATACGGCATCTACAGGCGACTGGCTGTCACTACGCTTCTTCAGAGGCAGGGCTTTTCACAGCAGGGGTGCTTTTTTTAGCACAACacttaaaaatgcaaaaacaaaaaacaaaaaaaaaacaaacaaaaacaactttgtaATATCTTTACTGTAATTTCACATTGTgtgggatcccgaggcgttccgaCACAATGTCGTCCCTCCGGCGTGTCGGACcctcctcccagtgggatgtgcctggaacacctcataAGTTTCCAGAAGGATTCCTAATCAAACCAGAGCGCACATGCAAAGCCCAGAATATAAAATCAAGCTTTTTGTTGTTCTCCTTTGATTTCTAGGGAAGTATTTTCCAAAATGAGTCACCTTTAGAGTTATAATATTATCCACAATCTAAGACATGCATATCACCTTGAAAGAAGATCTAAAATCATCAATTTAGGGTCAGCACACAGTCTATGGGTCAGAGTCAGGGTTACAGCACAGATTACcttatatacacacatgcagtgTCTTACTGAAGTGAAACGACTCCTATTTGAACATGTTATTCAACGTGTATGTTGTATAGTTATATTGAATTattcaagattttcaaataaataacaaatcaaaataaaaaagaatgtaaAAACTACTTATAGAAGGCAAAAGTATATAGTTATGTGTACAAGTAATTAAATGATACACCACTGGGTTTTTATTACAGTGTACTAAGTccagtttaattaaataactCAAAATAAGGGATGTCGTCTATAAAGAACTGTATAAGCTTATACtaataatgttttatagttATAGTTCAGGATTTGTGCATCTGCACACACGGGTTTTCAACTATCCCTGTAGGTAAGTGTAATTTCAAGTCACCATTGTGACATATAAACCAGGCCAAAGTACTGACGCGCTTCACTGGATGCCACTGTAAATtgtaaaaaagaaggaaaagccTCCTGTATACTCCTAAAATAAAGCTCCTGGAAAAATAAGAGACCACAGCCATTTTTTCTTAAACCAGCATCTTTGAGTATTACTACCAAAAATGTCATTCTTACACAAGCACATCTCATCCTGCTTTACCAGGACAACGAAACTGTCTGGCAGAGGCTGAAAACAGCAGTGAACTGAAAGGGAaaaccacaaacacatcacTGAAGGACCAGAGGCTGACATCAAGTGATAGTCGAACACAGTGGCAAACTGAGACCGGGGTGAAGTGCACGGCAAGAAAAGCTGGAAAACGGCTCCTACAGGGAAGACTGGAATCATGCAAAACTCAgactgagaagaagaagaaggaaggtCATCTTTTCCGAGTCTAATTTTCAGCTTTTCCCAACACCTTGTTGTTTTATGGTTAGATGGAGACCTGGAGTGGTCTACAAGCCACAGCGTCTCACACAGACTGTTAAAtatggaggaagatgaggggATGCCTCAGAAAGGCTGGAATCAGGTAGATGTCTCTTCGTGAAGGATGCATTAATAAAACCACATACAAGATTATCCTCGAAAAACATTAATTTCCTCATGCTGACTGTGCTCCCCAACTCAGAGGATTGCAGCAGGACCATCCTCCAGGCCACACAGCCAGGAGAATCAAGGTCTGGATGGAGGAATCACAACATAAAGAGCCTGTCATGGCCATCTCCATCTCCAGATGAACCCTGGTAAAAACCTCTGGAATCACATCAAAGAGAAGATGGGTGGTCACAAATCATCAAGCAAAGCTGagcagtttgatttatttattttttttacacttttgtaGAAGGTTACCCAACAACAATTTAAGCAGCGGTCCCCTATTTGTTTTCCAGAGCTGTATACATGAAATTAGACATAGACAAAGCCCGTGAACTCCTAACACCTCAGGCCAAGAGTAATTTGAAATGGAACGCAGCCCATTAGCTGCATTGGCCAACACAGGTTTGGAACGCGCCATGCACGTAGCGTTGTCCATAGCAACCACGTTAGCAACAATCCCGAGAACTGAGAGAATCTGTCTAAATAAAAGACTGTTCAGCTTTTCTGTTCAATAATTTCATTTCACTAATGAAAGGCAGTCTTCTCATGGTAGTTTAGCTTTTAGTCACAGTGCATTCGAAAACGCAACGTATGCCTTTATTTCGTTGTCAGGCAAGCAGAAACGTCGTTCAGATGCCATGTCAAAGCTCAATTTAACCTTGTCCTGGCCCCGGTTCCCATGGTTCCGTTAATAAATGTTTACACCTTGTGGTTATTCTTTGTATTTCTGTTCGGTCCGGTTGTCCTCCAAAACTTCCgagattttgctgcagtttcATAAATCTGATTTTCTCCATGTTGTGTATAAACTTACGGAAGAGTATTTAAAAGTCAAGATGGATCATGGTgcgttttctgtgtgtgtttccagcTTATTTTTCCCTCCAGGTAATTTATGCCAGGAGGAAGTATTCGGTTTCTCCCCCGACCACCAGCGGACCGCCGGAGTTTGAGAGGATCTTCAGAGCTCAGTcagtaactgtgtgtgtgtgtttgtgtgtgtgtgggtgggtgtgtgcgtgttgtaaaaaaagtaaacagcCACAGGTTTAACACTGATTATCAATAACgtttaaaaaaagtgtaaaaatttgGATAAAGGCGAAAAACTGAGCGACCTTCACTCTTtctaagtttttgtttttttcacagatGAAGTCTTCAACCTTgacataaacagaaaatgtaattttgagCTAAAGCagctcataaataaataaatatagaaacgTTTCTGCAgaaaacctaaatatcacatGTAATTCAAACTTTATGATTTcatctaaaaaaacaaagataagtcAAATTTGCTTATCTGTGATAATCTAATGGGATAGTTCTCAGctcttttattctttaaaaattcagcagaaacacaaactcctgatttattttcagactaataaaaatgcttcaactcatttgtttcatgttttcttcttcgttCAGCTGGGATGAACATCACGGTGAAGATCTGCTCAGAAGTTCATGTTGGCctgaaaaattaaaactgaaagtcTGAAGGTCCATCAAAcacttcagtgttttctttcatttatgtggaaatgaaaagaagaataatTCAAAGTTCTATTTTTTGACcacttaaagaaaaactttttaactttaaattggTCACATCTGGATCGTTGCCTTAGCGGCAGATTCtcacaattgtttttttttatataaaacaaaaaacaataattattcaagcaaagaaaacaaaacaaagcaaaaacaaactctTTAGCCTTAATTCCAGCAGCATTTGCTGTGGCATAGTTTTAATAAGCATCTgcaatgtcacatttatttctttccagtgttgcattaattttccACCAAGATCTTGTAGAGCGGATGGGAGAGTCTGACCACTGCACATtatcaatggggttcaggtctggactctgtggtggtcaATCCATGCGTGAAAACGAAGtgtcctgttccctgaaccactctttcacaatctgaatCCCATGAATCCTGGTATTGTCACCTTGGAAAATGGTTGTGCCATTAGgaaagatggaataacctgctaattcagtatattcagctacttcagaacttgGCGGCACGTTACTGCCATTGACCCGCCCCCCTGGCttgctgagcctgccctctaaaatcacagagcaggCCAGtgaaagccagatcctctcccagagaggggcatggacaggcaccactcatgaacatgtaaaggttcagacacagaaacatccCGTTCTccgtagagctcactagagccacgtTAGAATGTCTGAAATGAAGAATCCaggctgaatttggggaaatacactttgaaaaaaatgttgttggacttctgacACCCAcatgaaactgtaaaaaaaaaatgtgtaaaattggACCTCTAAGTGTTTCTGGCTCTACCTGGTGGCCACTGTCTGACATCAtcttacctgtgtgtgtgtgtgtgtccgtacAGGGCAAACTGTTCAGAGTACTTCCCCATCTTCATCACTGCTCTGTGGACATCCGGAGTCTTCTTCAGCCAAGGTAAACACATATTCGcgcacatgtgcacacacagttCTTCTTAGTTTGcagtaaaatgtgtgtgtgctgcaggtttgtccTCGGTTTGCGGTTTGCTGTACCTGTACATGCGCCTGCGTTACTTCTGGGGATATGCTGAATCTGCAAACGGACGGTAAGGAACCAGAACCGGAAACACACCTTGCCCGTTTCCTCTGCAGGGACTCGACTACTACCTGCTGGAGTTTCTGGATCCAAATAAAACCAGAGAATTTTCCAAATAGATTTTTAGAGAATCCAATTCCCGTTTCCACCACAAGGGGGCAGAGCTTCCCTGTGCGAGCTGGCAGCAGCTTCTCATGGTGTTTGTTTTGATATATGTTCATTTCAAACAAGCGAAtcagatataataacaaaacaaacatgacaaacagAATTAATGCCTGATGGCCGCAaaattgcagaaaaaaaaagaaaaaaaagaaacttattttcttcttattttattgattttttattaatgttttttaaatgtacttttattgacagatttattttcatattatatatagttttcattcatatttatatatttttattgatgacttaaatattaatttatttcatatttaattgtAGTATTTTTCCTGTTAGTTTTCCTTACTTggtttttacagattttactttgttttttatgtaattatgaATAAATTCAGGCATGAAGGGATTGAAAGGttctcaaaacaaagaaaaaattaatcaGCACGATTAAAAAGGAGTCAGAAGAcgtaaaagaaaactttttaaatctgaCCCCTTTTCTATAGttaactgtttatttaatataGGTCAAATATATACACTATGGGTATAAATATATAAGCATATATATATGCTTATATATTTATACCCATATTCAAtttcaaagtttatttgaacataaaggCACAAAAAAACCCACATGTGAATATGAGTTAATAAGATACATTTATAATTACAATTAATATATATTCTGTTAATATTTCCATATGAAATTCTATGTCTACCTAAAATCTGGAATTTGAAAACCGGAAATATTACTGTAGatatttattgtgttatatAGCCTACCAACACAGATACATCTGTGTATATTTTGCTAATACGATTACACACATTAGATAATGTGATGCCAGTTTATACAATATCcctattatatataataatatgcACATATAGGCAATATACACGACAAGTGTATCCAGGGTAGGTGTTAGGCCTCCACTTTCCCACACCtggtaaaaataatttgtttacatATCCAGCTGATTTAACACCACTCGGGTCAGAACTTCTTGTCTGTGAAGAACTATCAgagttctgtttgtgtttgtaggtTTTCAGCCTGATCCGGCTCCTCTTCATCGTGTCGGATCAGTTTCTGATGTTCTGAGTTCTGGGTCTAACATGTCGGGTCAACGTCTCTTTCAGTCTGGCTCCGCTCTACGTCAGCGCGCAGGTTCTCTGGATCCTGATCGGGTTCTCCTCTGTCGGCATTTTCCACACATTCTGCAGAGTTTACCTGAATGTGGACCTACTGCAGGAGCTCGGTTTTGCCCTCGGCCTGCTCTGACCAGGAGGAGGAAAaacgatgaagaggaggagtgaTGCTGTGAGAAAACATCTGCGTTGTGTCACAGAGTGAAAACATGTTggattattaataattaaactgatcagtctgtttgtgtttctgtgtctaaCTTTGTTTCATCTTCATAACAAACATGACTCATCTGATTAAAAACGCGTTGTAAATCAGTACAGACATAGTTTGCACATAGTTTGCGTGTTCTCGGCCAGGCGGCCATGTTTGAACATGTGACAGTgatgcagcactacattgtTGGATGTAAGTAAAGCTAGAGGCAatgtcagctgtgtggtaatttttcaCGGTGTCATTATTTGCAATATTTGCAAAGTCGAAGTGGTGCGAGGAGGATGGTGTCAACTCATTCAacaccacaaatttgatatgtcatctgaaaaactgcCATCCAGAAGCTCACAAACAATGGCGGGACGCTAACGCCCCTAATGTTTGCATAGTTTTTAATAATCTTAAACCTTCTGAAacaatatatataaatctaCATCGGTAAATATCGGTTATCGGCCGTATTGGTTTTCTGTATCAGCCAAAGTTTTCATGTCGGTCCATCCCTGTTCAGAAGTCTTCATCGCTTGTTTCTTCAGCTGCAGTGGTTTACTGAAACATGTTCCAACATAAATCTAAATCCAGTATCTGGGTCAGAACCAGAGTCGGCCCACTTCTAAGGATCTAAAATGAATGTCTGGCCTGAGCAGCTTCATTCTTCTTCACCCTCTTAGAGAAGCTTTCCATAATTTCTCTAAGTCGTCTTCAGGAATttttctccaggatccttgaaggactttccaaagctcttctttggatgtttctgccttttgttctgttttctgtccagatgatcccacgcTGCTTCAGTAATGAGGAGGTCCAGgttccatcagacctgttagcTCAGATCTACAGTCCAGTTCTTCTATCATGTGACTTACCTCAGCGTTTTCTCTCTGCTTCCCtacttaagaatggcttctctACAGCGTTGTAGAATAAGATTTTCAATAGTCTGGATGTGTgaagtttaacaaagtttattacaaaaagaaaaacggaACTTGTACGAGGAGAATATTGACCTGATTCTGACAAAGTTTCTGAAGAGAAAGATGATGTGTAGGGACTTTTCCACAGAGGGAGGGAAGAATAAAGCAGTGTGGCTGTGAATAAGGTCGAGTTCTGTCCTCGAGGCCGTTCTTATCTCGGCAGGTGTTGTTTTGACGCTTCAGTGTAACTCAATGTTCCACCAAGCACATTGTTCTCAGTCCAGGGGTCAAGTTAAACTTGTACACATTAAGAATAAAcgtttaaagtaataaaaaaagatgactaaattgttaaagaaaattcagtttaatttattttatttattgtggaaAACCTTGAGATGTAACATCTCGTTTGCAAGGGGGAccaaaagaaacataaagacAAAGACATAACAATAGACAAAACAATTCTGAAATGACAACAGGATGTTATTGACCTCAAAGATGCAAGTAAATGGTTCCAGTCGCCGACCTGCCTCCTTCCTCAcgaatggaaaaataaagtagagATTTTCAGAGTTTCTTACAGAGTAGGAGGACAAAAACGAAATATTTAAGATATGGAGtcaaaataagcacatttaaaaataagttgAAACCAATGGCACCGTCTTCTCCCGTCAGGCTGTAACTAATTAAGTTTCTCATATAGAGTACAATGATGAGTATTTCTTTTATAACAGCCagccttccatggagaccatttctgatgaggcttcggccaacagtagatggatcaactgaagatCCAGATGCATCtttcaggtcctggttcaggtctttgctggatttgttcctatttctacacaccatgctgagatatgccaagttttcatCTCTTAAGGAATAACCTTGTTCCtgctaaaatcctattttcagTCAAACTGTCTTATcctgaaactaaagaaatgggagcAAATGAAGTGTCTTTGTGACTTCTGCTGGTAAAGATCCAGTTAAAGCTGATgctttgctaagttgtctgttaaGTTtcaacacaacactggttcatctcttgagttaggagccttttttctGCCTGAATGAATCATAGATCTGAGTTAAGttcctctgaaaatgtttcagaacaagaactggactgaaaatgaggaaaaagcagaaaaggttagaaagaccttcagaaagttGAAGAACTGTAGATCAAGTCCAGTTTGGAGAAGACAACAAAGTCAGAGAGGAAGACTTGAGgcctggatcaggactctggatcagaaCTGTATTTAAAGTCTCCAAAATCTTTTGGACTAGaagagtgaaataaaataatctaaagcTTTTAAAAGAACTTTCAGCTCTTTGGATTCCAGGTGTGACCACATGGTGGCAGCACTTCCTCCTGAAAAAGAGGAATAAATTACCCATCCTGCACTTGTAGAAGAATTTCATGACTAAAGCAACACAAACAAGCAGACTGAAAATACAAATGAAGCTAGGATTGAAAAATCAAGAGAAAAACTTACAGATCCTCAGCTATTGTTGGTAAAAATCTTACCTGTACTGATCTAAATCTGGTCACATGGTCACTTTAAGGACACAgaagctgttaatcccataaaCCTTTACGCCTGTTGAAGAATAAGTGAAACTCTTTGTAAACCCCAGCTCATCTGACCTGAACAATGAGCCCCAGTGTGATATGAAAGCAGCATCATACCATCTGTTGCCTGCAGGTGGAGGGAGATGTGATTAGACTTTTATGAATCTCCTTAGAAGGGCCTCCAGGAACACAAAATTCCTTCATCACAAGATTTCAGCTACATTTTCTCTGAAGGTGTAAAAATATCCTTCAATTCAGCAGAAATATGTTACATGTGGCATTTATGAGAATATCACTAAAGGCTCATAAAGTCTGCAGAGTTTCACTGATAAACATCCGTACTCGGAGTTttccttggaaatgtttttattctgaatccCGGGTGGGTGAACAGATCTGATGCAGCGTTGTGGCTGATTTCCACCAAATAAACATCTTCATGTTCAAACCAACCTTCTCTCCATTTGTGTTCAAATGAACTCACATGCGGGTTTGATGATGGAAAGCCACTTCTTCGTTTCAAAGTGATTCAGTACAGTTAGAAGGTGTAAGTACTCTGTACTTCATAGAGTGGATGACCTCATCCGCTAGTGAATAATTTGGTGGTTTCCAACCTGCTGAGTTCAGAtttcagatgttaaaagcttaaaaagttgagttttccttcataaatttTCATAGTTTCATTTCAAAATGTTGCAGCAAAGTTTCTGATGGGAATTATTAGCAtgatcatatttctccagtttttttcttct is part of the Melanotaenia boesemani isolate fMelBoe1 chromosome 7, fMelBoe1.pri, whole genome shotgun sequence genome and harbors:
- the ltc4s gene encoding leukotriene C4 synthase; protein product: MVEDAVGLGAVTVLGVLEQAYFSLQVIYARRKYSVSPPTTSGPPEFERIFRAQANCSEYFPIFITALWTSGVFFSQGLSSVCGLLYLYMRLRYFWGYAESANGRLAPLYVSAQVLWILIGFSSVGIFHTFCRVYLNVDLLQELGFALGLL